One Ferribacterium limneticum genomic window, GTCGAGCCGGTATTCGACGCAACGCCAGTGAACTCGCCGGCCGAAAGCCAGCCGCAGCCTGTGGCGAGTGAAGCCGCTCCGGCAGAAAAGACCGAAAGCAAGCCGCGTCGCGGCACTCGCCGTCCACGCAAGACGGATGCGGCAAAAGATGCTGCCGCACCGGTCGCCGAGTCGCCGGTCGTGGTTACCGTGGCAACGGCCGCAAGCGCCGAAGGCGAGGCGAAGCCGGCCAAGGCCAAGCGTCCGTCACGTCCGCGCAAGGCGAAAGTCGCAACCGAAACGCCGGAAAGCTGAGATTCGACGGGGCCGCTTGCGGCCCCGTCCGCATCAGATGACGGCGAGCAGCTTGCTGCGCAGGCCTTCGGCCTCGCGCTTGCCTTCGCGTGACATCACGATGGCGTGATACCACTCGTCGTACATGGCACGTAGCTCGGCATGGCCGCTCGCCTGTTCAATGCGGTCGAGCAGGGAGCTGTTGCCGAGGGCGCCGACGAAGGCATTGAGCGTGTTGCTCATGAAGTTGCGGGCCTTTTGCAGGCGAACCGGATCGGGGCTGGCCGGCAGTTCGCCGAAAGCCGTGATCGACGCCAGCGGCACCTGGGGTGCTACGGGCTTCCCGGCAGCGTTGGTGACGCTGGCCAGTTCGATGTAGCCCTCTTCCTCCAGCATGCCCAGCGTGTGCTGCAAGTCGTCCGACTGCAACATGCCGCGCAGGTCTTCGACGGTCCTTTTTCCGTCAACGAAAATCAATACCCGTCTGACCCGCGGTGACAGCCCGCCGGCCTTCGTGGTGATTTCGTCATGCCCCTTCGGGGTCTTGGCGAAAGCAATGCCCATGGTTTGTCTCCAAAATCGATGTAGATTTTTGAATTTATGTAAATTTTTTTGATGTATTTTACACAAAAGAAAAACCCGCCGAGAGGCGGGTTTTGAGCAAAGCTGAACTACTTCACGATCAGGCGGCTGCTTGCACCGGAATCTTGTGACCGCGACGCGTGATGCGGTTCTGCGAATCGACGTAGATCAGATCGGGCTCGTGGCGGGCCAGTTCGACTTCGTTATAGACGGCGAAGGTGGCGATGATCAGGATGTCGCCCGGGGCGGCGCGGCGGGCCGCCGAACCATTGACGGAAATGACGCCCGATCCGCGTTCGGCGCGGATGGCATAGGTGGTGAAACGCTCGCCATTGTTTACGTTCCAGATATCGATCTGTTCGTATTCCTTGATGTTTGCCGCTTCAAGCAGGTCTTCATCGATGGCGCAGGAACCCTCGTAGTGCAGGTCGGCGTGGGTTGCCGTCACGCGGTGCAACTTGGATTTCAGCATTGTTCTCTGCATGGTTTCACTCATCCAGACAGTTGGGGGAAGCGCATTGTAACGACAATGGCCGGGCTGTCAATGGCCATAATTATGGATACGATTGCTGCGTCAAACTTCAATGTTATCAATGAGCCGCGTCGTTCCCAGGCGGCTGGCGGCAAGCACCACCAGCGGGGCGTTTACGCCTTTCGGCATAGACAGGTCGGCTTGTTGTCGCACTGCAACATAGTCGGTTTTCCAGCCGGCTGCGGTCAACTCGGAAATGGCTGCATTTTCCAGTTTGACGGTGTCGATTTCGCCCGCCCGGATGGCGGCGCGGATTTCGTTGAGGAGCCGATACAGGCGCGGCGCTTCGGCGCGCTCGGCCTCGCTCAGGTAGCCGTTGCGTGAAGAAAGGGCCAGGCCGTCCTCGGCGCGCACCGTTTCACCGCCGATGATGGCTATCGGCAAGGCCAGCTGGCGGGTCATGTTGCGGATGACCATGAGCTGCTGGTAGTCCTTCTTGCCAAACACGGCGGCCTGCGGCTGGACGATGTTGAACAGCTTGAGGACGACGGTGGCGACACCGCGGAAATGGCCGGGGCGGAATTCGCCGTCGAGGATGTTCTGGATGGCCGGCGGTTCGACCGTATATTCCTGCGGTTCCGGGTAAAGATCGGCTTCGGTCGGCGCGAACAGCACATCGACGCCAGCGGCAGCCAGCTTGTCGCAGTCGGCCTGGAAAGTGCGCGGGTACTTGTCGAAATCCTCGTTCGGGCCGAATTGCAGGCGATTGACGAAGATCGAGGCGACCACGGTGTCGCCGTGGGCCCGCGCCTGTTCCATCAGGCTGATGTGGCCGGCGTGCAGGTTGCCCATGGTCGGCACGAAAACGACGCGGCCGCGCCCCTGGAGCGCCGCACGCAGGTCGGCGATGGCGGAAATGATTTGCATATTAAGAGGAGCTCAGAAAATGAAGCGAAGCGACCCTGGCTAGGCGGGCCGACGAAGACAGTACATTTGTACGGCGAGGAGGCACAACGACGCCAGGGGCATTTTGTGAGTGCCTCTAGGCGGAATAGGTGTGTTCGGGGCCTGGATAGCTGCCGTCCTTGACGGCGGCGACGGCGCGACAGGCGGCGTCGTGGATGCTGCTGGCGCCTTCCATGAAATTCTTGACGAACTTGGCCTTCTTGCCCGGCGGGATGTCGAAAGCATCGTGCAGCACCATGACCTGGCCGGAGCAGTCCTTGCCGGCACCGATGCCGATGGTGATCATGCTCAGCAGGGCCGTAACTTCGGCGGCCAGGACGGCGGGAATGGCTTCGAGGACGACCATCGTGGCGCCGGCATTTTGCACGGCCAGTGCGTCATCCTTGAGCTTTTGCGCGGCTGCTTCGCCCTTGCCCTGGACCTTGTAGCCGCCGAGTGCGTGGACCGATTGCGGCGTCAGGCCGACGTGGCCACAGACCGGAATGCCACGGTCAACCAGAAATTTGACCGTTTTTGCCATTTCCTGGCCGCCTTCAAGTTTGACCATCTGGGCGCCGGCCGCCATCAGCGTGACGGCGTTGCGGAAGGCTTGTTCCGGCGATTCCTGATAACTCCCGAAAGGCATGTCTGCGATGATGAAAGCGTGGTCCGAACCGCGTTTGACGCAGGCGGTGTGGTAAGCGATGTCGGCGACGGTGACCGGCAGCGTCGTGTCGTGGCCCTGGATGACATTGCCCAGCGAATCGCCGATCAGGATCGAATCGACCCCGGCGCCATCGAGCAGGCGGGCGAAGCTGGCGTCGTAGCAGGTGAACATGACGACCTTCTCGCCGGCTTGATAAAGCTTGGCAAGATCGGCCTGGGTCAGGCGGCGGGTGATGGTTTGGGCTGACATGGCGGATTAGGTCCGGAAAACGAAATAGACGGCGCCTAGGATACACAGGGCGGCCCACAAGTAGTCAAGCTTGAGCGGCTGTTGCATGTAGAAAACGACGAAGGGGACGAAGATGGCCAGGGTGATCACTTCCTGCAGGATCTTGAGCTGGCCGAGGCTGAGTTCGGTATTGCCGATGCGGTTGGCTGGCACCTGCAGCAGGTATTCGAACAGCGCGATGCCCCACGAAATCAACGCAGCGATCCACCACGGCTTGTCGTTGAGATGCTTGAGATGCGAATACCAGGCGAAAGTCATGAAGACGTTCGATAGGGCCAGCAGAACCACCGTCTGCCAGAGCACGGGGATGTGGAAACCAAAAACGGTCACAGTCGGACGATGCCCTGATTGGCGACGGCCGGAAGCCAGGCGGCGACGGTGCCGCGCCCGGGGATGGCGAGCCGCGGCGCAATTTCAGCCAGCGGCTGGAGGACGAAGGCGCGCAGGTGCAGGCGCGGGTGGGGCAGGGTCAGGCGCGGCAAGTCGAGGAACTGGTCGTTGTAGAGCAGCAGGTCTAGGTCGAGCGTGCGCGGGCCGTTCTTCTCGGCGCGGATGCGGCCGAAGCGTTCTTCGATGTCAAACAGCGCGGCGAGCAGGGCTTCCGGCGCCAGTGTGGTTTCCAGTTCGGCCACCGCATTGACGAATTCGGGCTGATCGGTGAGACCGACCGGCGCCGTTCGATAGAGCGAAGAGCTATGGACAACGCGGCTTTCCGGCAGGTTGGCCAGGGCGGCGAAGGCGGCCAGAACAGTAGCCGCCGGGTCGCCGAGGTTGGCGCCCAGCGCAACGTAGGCAGTGTTCATTCTGCGGGGGGGGGGGAGCTACCTTCGGTGGCCGGTTTTTTCTTGCGGCGGCGGCGCTTTTTGTCGCCGGCCTGCTCGGGTTGCAGCATTTCGGCGCGTTCTTCGCCATCGACCTTTTGGAAGCGCGTCCACCACTCGGCCAGTTCGATGTCGACTTCGCCGGATTCGGCGCGCAGTACCAGAAAGTCATAGCCGGCACGGAAGCGCGGCTGTTCGAGCAGGGCGTAGGGGCGTTTGCCGGCGCGCGCTTCGAAGCGTGGTTGCAGCGCCCAGATGTCCTTGATGTCGCCGGCGATGCGGCGCGTGATGGCGAGTTTTTCGCCCTGCACGTCGATGACCGTATCCATCGCCTGGTAAAGCGCCGGAATCTTCGCCTCGCCCTTGGCCTTGAGCTTTTCCCAGTGGGCCAGCACTTCGTGCCAGAGCAGGGTGGCGAACAGGAAGCCGGGTGAGACGCCTTTTTCCTGACGAATGCGGTCGTCGGTGTTCTTGAGCGAGAGCATGACGAATTTCTCGCCCATCGGCTGTTCGAGAATGACGTCGAGCAGCGGCAGCAGGCCGTGGTGCAGGCCCTCATCGCGGAGCTGGGTGATGCATTTGACCGAATGCCCGGAGGTCAGCAGCTTGAGCATTTCGTCGAAAAGGCGGGCGGCCGGCACGTTTTCGAGCAGGCTGGCCATTTCGCGGATCGGTTTCTTGGCTTCCGGATCGATGAATAGGCCTAGCTTGGCGGCGAGGCGGACGGCGCGCAGCATGCGGACCGGGTCTTCGCGGTAGCGGGCGCGCGGCTCGCCGATCATGCGCAGGGTTTTTTGTTTGAGGTCGCCGACGCCGTGGTGATAGTCGATGACGGCTTCGGTGGCCGGGTCGTAGTACAGCGCGTTGGCCGTGAAGTCGCGGCGGGCGGCGTCGTCGGCATGGCTGCCGAAAACGTTGTCGTGGAGGACGCGGCCGTGTTCGTCGGTCTTCGTCTTTTCGTCGAGCATGCCGCGGAAGGTGGTCACTTCCAAGGTTTCCTGGCCCATCATGACATGCACGATCTGGAAGCGGCGGCCGATGATGCGTGAGCGGCGGAAAGCGCGGCGGACCTCTTCCGGCGTGGCGTCGGTGGCGATGTCGAAATCCTTGGGCACGGCGCCGATCAGCAGGTCGCGTACTGCACCGCCGACGACGTAGGCCTTGAAGCCATGGCCTTGCAGGGTTTCGCAAACGCGCCGGCTGCCGCTGCTGATGCGGTCGCGGGTGATGCCGTGGCTGGAGACGGGAATGACGGCCGGTTCGTGCTTGCCGGCCTTGGGCTTCTTGCCGCTGAAAACGCGGGATATGAATTTGCGGATCACGTATTACCGTTCAATGAGCGTTTTGGGCGCTACGGGAAAAGGCGGATTCTACCGCAAAGTAATGATTTTCCAGCCCATTTGACTGGCATGGGCGTGCAGCTTTTCGTCCGGATCGACGGCCACCGGCGTCTTGACCTTACCCATCAGCGGCAGGTCGTTGTGCGAGTCGCTGTAGAAATAACTGTCGGCGAAGCTGCCCCACCACAGGCCGAGCGATTCGAGCCAGGCTTCGACGCGTTCGATCTTGCCTTCGCGGAAGGACGGTGTGCCGCTGGGCGATCCTGAAAATCGGCCATTTTCCGGGTTGACCGCAGGAATGGTGCCGATCAGGTGCGGAATGCCGAATTCGCGGCAAATGGCGCCGGTGACGAAGCTGTTGGTGGCGGTGACGATGGCGCACAAGTCGCCAGCATCGAGATGGCTCTTGACCAAGGCGCGGGACGGCTGGCCGATGATTGGCAGGATGTGGCGGGCCATGTATTCGCGGTGCCAGGCATCGAGTTCTTCCCGCGAATGACGGGTCAGCGGGGCGAGCTGGAAATTCAGGAATTCGTAGATGTCGAGCGTGCCGGCCTTGTATTGCTCGTAGAACTGGATGTTCTTGGCTTCCTGCAACTCGCGGTCGACGACGCCTTTGCTGATCAGGAATTGCGCCCACTCAAAGTCGGAGTCGCCGGTGAGCAGGGTGTTGTCGAGGTCGAAGAGGGCAAGATTCATGCGTTGGCTTCCTGGTTGAGCAGTTCGCGCAGCAGCGGCAGGGTGACGGCGCGTTTTTGTTCCAGCGTGTATTGGTCGAGGGCGACGATGATGGCCGATAGCCTGCGCATGTCGCGCGGGGCGTGGCGCATCAGGTAGTCGATGATTTCCGGCGTCAGCTTGAGGGCGCGCTCTTTGGCCTGGGTGGCCAGGGCTTCGGCCTTTTCGGCGTCGGACAGCGGTTGCAGGCGGCAGATCAGGCCGGAGCCGAGGCGGGTGCGCAGGTCTTCGCGCAGCGTGAGGTGAGCCGGCGGCTGCGCGGCTGCGGTCAACAGCATTCCGAAGGCCATTTTGAGGCGGTTGAAATGATTGAAGAGGGCGATCTGGCCAGTTTCGTCAAGCATTTCAACGTGATCGACAGCCAGTTGCTCCGCAGTTGGGGCTGATTTCAGTGCCGGGTCGAGGGCCGCGTCGATATAGGCAAAGCCGCTTGCCTGCAGCAAATGCGAGCATCCCGAGCCGGCTTCTCCCCACAGGCAGAATGACGTGTCGGTGCGTGTTCCGGCCAGCCATTCGGTGAGCAGGGCCAGCGTTTGAGCATTTCCACCAGCGACGAAGTTATCCAGGGTGGGCGAGCTTTCGGGCAGCAAATCGAGAATCAGCTGGCGCATCGGGATAGCGAAAGGGAATGGGGCCGAAATTCTAGCATTGCTGCCGACGACAGCGCCGATTTAGACCGGCGCCGGCGTTCTCGAAGTCTGCTTTTTCAGCCAGTCCCGGGTTTTTATACCGAAGCGCGGGCCAGGATGGCCGCTAGCCGCGGGTAGTAGCCGGTTCGGCTGACCCTGAGGTGGTGTTCCATTTCGAGCGATTCGGCGGTGTTGCGGGCCGAGGGGGAGCGGCTGAGCAGGTCCGGGAAGGCGTCTGGAGCATCGACCACGGTAAAGATGCTCGTCAGCAAGCGAGCGCATGCCTGGTAATAAGCCGGATCCAGTCGAACAAATTTTGCGCCGTTGTCGCAGGCATCAAGGTAGGCGGCCGCTGTTGTCGAGGTTTCGGCAAGCGACCTGATCTGGCTGGGGCTTAAATAGGTCATGGCGCATCTCCTTCGGTAACTCTCTACCGGAAAATCTACCCGGTAAATTCATTAACGTCCGGAAATGCTTCACGTTTAGTGCATTTACGCGCTGTAACACTTTGGTTCAGCGCGAGTACAAACGCCGGTTACTGCCAGCTGACCAAACCGTAGTTTTTCTTGCCGCGACGCAGGATGGTGAAACGGCCGTAGAGGCGCTCGTCGTCGGCGATCTGGTGGTCCAGGGCCTCGGCTTTGGCACCATTGATGGCGACGCTGCCGCTCTGGATGAAAGTGCGGGCTTCGGATTTTGATTTGGCCAAGCCGGCGGCGACCAGGGCATCGATCAGGCTGCCTGCAGATTTGTCGATCTGCACGCCGGGCATGCCGTCCTGGGCCAGTTGTTCGAGGTCATTTTCGGTCAGATTTTCCAGTTGACCGTGGAACAGGCTGTCGGTGATGCGGCGGGCGGCCATCAGGGCGACTTCGCCGTGCACCAGACGGGTCGCTTCCTCGGCCAGGATGCGCTGGGCTTCCGGTTTGCCGCCACTGGCCTTGTCGGCCGCTTCGATCTCGGCGATGCGCGTCACCGGCAGGAAGGTGAAGAAATTCATGAACTTGTAGACGTCGGCGTCGCTGGTGTTGAGCCAGAACTGGTAGAAGGCGTAGGGCGAGGTCTTTTTCGGGTCGAGCCAGATGGCGCCGGATTCGGTCTTGCCGAACTTGGTGCCGTCGGCCTTGGTGATCAGCGGCAGGGTCAGGCCGAAGACGTGCTGCTGATGCAGGCGGCGCGTCAGGTCGGTGCCGGCGACGATGTTGCCCCACTGGTCGGAACCGCCGATCTGCAGCACGCAGCCGTAACGCTTGTTGAGTTCGGCGAAGTCGTAGCCCTGAAGCAGGCTGTAGGAGAACTCGGTGTAGGAAATGCCCTGGTCTTCGCGCGTCAGGCGTTGCTGCACGGATTCCTTCTTGATCATGGCATTGACCGAGAAGTGCTTGCCGATGTCGCGCATGAATTCGAGGCAGTTCATGCCGCCGAACCAGTCGTAGTTGTTGGCCATGATGGCGGCGTTGGCGCCGTCGAACTTGAGGAAGGGTTCAACCTGGCCGCGGATCTTGTCGACCCAGGTGGCGATGACGTCCGGCGTATTGAGCTTGCGCTCGGTGGCCTTGAAGCTCGGGTCGCCGATCATGCCGGTGGCGCCGCCGACCAGGGCGATGGGCTTGTGGCCGGCTTCCTGGAAGCGCTTGAGGATGAGCACGGGGACCAGGTGGCCGAGGTGCAGGCTGTCCGCCGTCGGGTCGAAGCCGCAATAGAGCGTTACCGATTCCTCAGTCAGCAGTTTGTCGAGCGCCGCAGCGTCGGTGATCTGGGCGATCAGGCCGCGATCTTGCAGATCCTGGATGAGGGGGGACTGGTACATTGCTTTTTCTCCACGGAACAGCGCCGCCGGCGCCGGAAATTCGAACCGGCGATTTTAGCAGAGCGCCATCTCTGCACGGCGTGCGGACGGCTGAATGGGATTTCGATTTTGGGCGAAATTTCCGGTTGACCGTAGCGATTCCTCAGCTAAGGGCTCAACCGTTGTTATTATTATTGTTGTTATTGTTATTATTGTTATTATTGTTATTATTGTTGTTGCTGAATCCGAGTTCGAATGTCGGCTTTGCCGCAGCCGCCTCCGCGCTGCCGGGCAGGTTGAGGAGCAGGGCGGCGGTGCCCAGCATGACCAGTTTGCCGCTGCCGGCGTAGCTGTTGGCGTCGATTTCCGAGAGTTTCTTGTGGTTGCACCAGACAGCATGTTGCCGACTGGCGGTGGGAACGGGAATGGTGTCGATGGCGCTGCTATCTTCCTTTCCGGCATGGCAGAAGATGTTGCCATCGCTATAGACGGCGTAGCCCGTTTTGTTTTTCGGACGGCTTAGCCACTTGACCAGCCGTTCCTCGATTTCAGTGCGTCCCCGTCCGTCGTCCAGGCGCAGGGCGTTGAGAAAACATTCGACGGTGTAGGCAGTGCGGGCGAGTTCGTCGGGGGCCATGATCAAGCCTCGGTCAGGTAGTGAAACTCAAGGTTCTGGAAGGGCAGGTTGATGGCCTGCACATGGTAGAAGGCGTTCGCTTTCTGTTTCTGATAATGGTAGTCGCGCAAGTAGCCGGTGGTCACCAGCAGGTTGTTGCGCACGCCACGCTGGAACAGCGGTGCATGCAGGGCGAGGAGCGGGGCGAGGTCGAGCATGGCCCAGTCGTCGCCGAGCGGGCTGTCGCTCAGGCAGTTGGCGAAGCGCTGGTAGGTAAACAGGTGCTCCTGCTTGCTGCGCTGCTCGTCGCCGTACACCACCGGCGTGTCGCGCAACACTTGCAGGTAGACCGTGTTGCGCACGGGCTCCGTGCAGGCAACGGCGAATAGCTCGCGGCGCAGGTGCAGGCGAATCTGGTCGCCCGGCAGCAAGGTGTGGCAATCGGCGCGGGCGCGCAGGATTTGCGATTCCAGCGCCAGCCATTCATCGTTGAGTTCGAGTCGCCAGGCGTCGGCCCGATAGAGTTCGACCAGGATAGGGTCAGCGGCAATCAGTGCGCGCAGTCCGTTCTTGGCGTCGACCAGATCGCTGGGCAGGACGAGCGCAGCGGGGGCAGGCGGTGGCGGTGGCTCGGCGATGGCCAGCCCGGGGTGGGCGCGGGCGATGTAGTGGCGGGCGTAGGCGGCCTGTTCGTCGCCGGCGAGCGCCGGGAAGCGCTGCGGGTAATCGCGGTAGAGCGCCTTCTGCAACTGGCAGGTATAGGACTTGGCGTGTTGCCGCTGGAATTTGACCACGGCACAGCCGCTGTGACATTGCGCCAGATGGCCGCAGGCGCGGCAGTCGTTGGCCAGGCCGAATTGCTGATGGATGGTGGCGATCTTGCGGGCGCCGGTGGCGAGGATGGTGTCGACGCTATCGGTGAACACGTTGCCGTAGTGGAATTCCGGCAGGCCCTGGCCGCGCACGCAGGAATAGACGTTGCCGTCGCTCTGCAGCAGGTAGAAGCGTTCGCCGCAATTGATGGCGTTGGTGCAATAGCTCGGGGTGAATTCGTCAAACCAGTTCCGGCGCAAGCCCTCCTCCAGTTCAGTGCCGGCGAAGGCAGCATTGAGGGCGTCGTAGAGCGCCAACTGGGTTGCCTCGTCGGCCGGCGCCAGCGGATTGCCTCGGGCGGCGGTGTTGAGCGCCGAGGGAAAGGCGAACATCAGGTTCATCTGGTTCATGTCGAAACCGAGGTCGCGGTGGATGTACCAGATGTCGTCAATCAGCGCCGGCAGGTCAGCCAGATGTTCGGCGGCCAGCGTCGCCGAAATTTTCTTGGCGTGCGGGTAGGCGGCAAGGCGGCGCAGGTTGTCGCAGGCCAGATCGCGCCAACCCTTGCCGCCCAGGGTGCGGCGATGCTCTTCATGCAGCTTCAGCGGGAGATCGATGGAGGCGCTGATCGATACCTTGTGGCGGTCGAACAGGTCGTAGAGCGGTGCGAATTTGTAGAGATTGGTCTTGATGTGTGGCGCCAGCTTCTTGTGGCCGAGCGCGGAAATCGCATCGAAATGCTTGAGGTAATGCGCTCGAACCATGCTGAACAGTTCATCGAGTACGGCTGGCGGCAGCGTCGTCACTTCGCCGCCGTGCAGCGATACGTTGAAGGCCAGCACGCCGGCCTCGTCGAGTGCCGTCAGCGCGTGACGCAGCGTGGATACGGCGCGTGCGCTGTCTTCCTTGAGTTTCGCCTCGGTCGTCTGCGTGCCCAGGTAGCAGTAGCTGCAGCCCAGGTTGCAGGCCAGGGTTGGCACGTAGAGGAGGTGGACGGGACGGCTCGGCGCGTTCATGGTTGACCGTGCTCGCCTGCCTAGGTGAACTCTGCTGCAGGCGACGCCCGGCGCACGCGTTCGGTTAAATGCTTGGCGACCTTGTCGAACTTGGCTGCCTTGTTGCGGGCAATCTTGTCGGTCTTGCGCGCATTGGTGGGGAACTTGTCGCGTTCAAGTAGGAGTCGGTTGCCGTCGGCACAAATCAGGTGGAGCTTGCCGGCGCTATCGTCGCGTTCGATACGCACCACATTGGCGAAATAGACGATCTGACCACCACAAATCAGGTAACGGGCATTCACCAGAAGCTTTTTGCGCGTGACCAACAGAATGATCACGCTGAGCACGAAAAGGAAAATGGCCAACGGCCAAATCTGCCTGGCGAGCAGGCTGGCGCCGAAAAAACCGGCGGCAAACCAGTACTGAAGCCTGCTGCGACAACCAGGGCCCTTGTAGTCGTATTTCCAGGCGGCGAAACGCGATTCGTCCATATCGATTGAGCGTGGCAAAACGAAGCCATGATAACGCCAGCCTTGAGGCGAAAGGTAACAGCATCATGACAGGCGGTCATGCTGGCTCGCAGTCAAAGCCGGTTTGCGGCTGCTGCGGCAATTTCGATTTTGGGCCAATTTTCCGGTTCACCGTGGGAATGCGCATTTTTGGCCGGCGGCTGGAATGGTGGGGTTGGCCGGCCGGTTAGGGGAGCTTGGCGGTTTCGGGTAAAATCGCTGTTTTTTCCAGCGGCCTTCGCCGCGCCTTGGCGCCTAAAGACCATGACCCAGAACACTTCCCTCTCCTACCGTGATGCCGGCGTCGATATCGATGCGGGCGATGCCCTCGTTGAACGTATCAAGCCCTTGGCCAAGAAGACCCTGCGCGAGGGCGTGCTCGGCGGCATCGGCGGCTTTGGCGCGCTGTTCGAAGTGCCGAAGCGTTACAAGGAGCCGGTTCTGGTGTCCGGCACTGACGGCGTCGGCACCAAGCTGCGCCTGGCTTTTGACCTGAATCGTCACGACACGGTTGGCCAGGATCTGGTCGCCATGAGCGTCAATGACATTCTGGTGCTTGGCGCCGAGTCGCTGTTCTTCCTCGATTACTTCGCCTGCGGCAAGCTCGATGTCGATACCGCCGCGGCGGTCGTCGGCGGAATTGCCAAGGGTTGCGAACTGGCCGGCTGCGCGCTGATCGGTGGCGAAACCGCCGAAATGCCGGGCATGTACCCGGCTGGCGAATACGATCTGGCCGGTTTTGCCGTTGGCGTCGTTGAGAAATCCAAGGCCATCG contains:
- the panD gene encoding aspartate 1-decarboxylase, producing the protein MQRTMLKSKLHRVTATHADLHYEGSCAIDEDLLEAANIKEYEQIDIWNVNNGERFTTYAIRAERGSGVISVNGSAARRAAPGDILIIATFAVYNEVELARHEPDLIYVDSQNRITRRGHKIPVQAAA
- a CDS encoding DMT family protein; translated protein: MTFAWYSHLKHLNDKPWWIAALISWGIALFEYLLQVPANRIGNTELSLGQLKILQEVITLAIFVPFVVFYMQQPLKLDYLWAALCILGAVYFVFRT
- a CDS encoding histidinol-phosphatase, coding for MNLALFDLDNTLLTGDSDFEWAQFLISKGVVDRELQEAKNIQFYEQYKAGTLDIYEFLNFQLAPLTRHSREELDAWHREYMARHILPIIGQPSRALVKSHLDAGDLCAIVTATNSFVTGAICREFGIPHLIGTIPAVNPENGRFSGSPSGTPSFREGKIERVEAWLESLGLWWGSFADSYFYSDSHNDLPLMGKVKTPVAVDPDEKLHAHASQMGWKIITLR
- the hda gene encoding DnaA regulatory inactivator Hda, giving the protein MRQLILDLLPESSPTLDNFVAGGNAQTLALLTEWLAGTRTDTSFCLWGEAGSGCSHLLQASGFAYIDAALDPALKSAPTAEQLAVDHVEMLDETGQIALFNHFNRLKMAFGMLLTAAAQPPAHLTLREDLRTRLGSGLICRLQPLSDAEKAEALATQAKERALKLTPEIIDYLMRHAPRDMRRLSAIIVALDQYTLEQKRAVTLPLLRELLNQEANA
- the folK gene encoding 2-amino-4-hydroxy-6-hydroxymethyldihydropteridine diphosphokinase, with the protein product MNTAYVALGANLGDPAATVLAAFAALANLPESRVVHSSSLYRTAPVGLTDQPEFVNAVAELETTLAPEALLAALFDIEERFGRIRAEKNGPRTLDLDLLLYNDQFLDLPRLTLPHPRLHLRAFVLQPLAEIAPRLAIPGRGTVAAWLPAVANQGIVRL
- the pcnB gene encoding polynucleotide adenylyltransferase PcnB, with protein sequence MIRKFISRVFSGKKPKAGKHEPAVIPVSSHGITRDRISSGSRRVCETLQGHGFKAYVVGGAVRDLLIGAVPKDFDIATDATPEEVRRAFRRSRIIGRRFQIVHVMMGQETLEVTTFRGMLDEKTKTDEHGRVLHDNVFGSHADDAARRDFTANALYYDPATEAVIDYHHGVGDLKQKTLRMIGEPRARYREDPVRMLRAVRLAAKLGLFIDPEAKKPIREMASLLENVPAARLFDEMLKLLTSGHSVKCITQLRDEGLHHGLLPLLDVILEQPMGEKFVMLSLKNTDDRIRQEKGVSPGFLFATLLWHEVLAHWEKLKAKGEAKIPALYQAMDTVIDVQGEKLAITRRIAGDIKDIWALQPRFEARAGKRPYALLEQPRFRAGYDFLVLRAESGEVDIELAEWWTRFQKVDGEERAEMLQPEQAGDKKRRRRKKKPATEGSSPPPAE
- the panB gene encoding 3-methyl-2-oxobutanoate hydroxymethyltransferase, coding for MSAQTITRRLTQADLAKLYQAGEKVVMFTCYDASFARLLDGAGVDSILIGDSLGNVIQGHDTTLPVTVADIAYHTACVKRGSDHAFIIADMPFGSYQESPEQAFRNAVTLMAAGAQMVKLEGGQEMAKTVKFLVDRGIPVCGHVGLTPQSVHALGGYKVQGKGEAAAQKLKDDALAVQNAGATMVVLEAIPAVLAAEVTALLSMITIGIGAGKDCSGQVMVLHDAFDIPPGKKAKFVKNFMEGASSIHDAACRAVAAVKDGSYPGPEHTYSA
- the tyrS gene encoding tyrosine--tRNA ligase, coding for MYQSPLIQDLQDRGLIAQITDAAALDKLLTEESVTLYCGFDPTADSLHLGHLVPVLILKRFQEAGHKPIALVGGATGMIGDPSFKATERKLNTPDVIATWVDKIRGQVEPFLKFDGANAAIMANNYDWFGGMNCLEFMRDIGKHFSVNAMIKKESVQQRLTREDQGISYTEFSYSLLQGYDFAELNKRYGCVLQIGGSDQWGNIVAGTDLTRRLHQQHVFGLTLPLITKADGTKFGKTESGAIWLDPKKTSPYAFYQFWLNTSDADVYKFMNFFTFLPVTRIAEIEAADKASGGKPEAQRILAEEATRLVHGEVALMAARRITDSLFHGQLENLTENDLEQLAQDGMPGVQIDKSAGSLIDALVAAGLAKSKSEARTFIQSGSVAINGAKAEALDHQIADDERLYGRFTILRRGKKNYGLVSWQ
- a CDS encoding radical SAM protein; protein product: MNAPSRPVHLLYVPTLACNLGCSYCYLGTQTTEAKLKEDSARAVSTLRHALTALDEAGVLAFNVSLHGGEVTTLPPAVLDELFSMVRAHYLKHFDAISALGHKKLAPHIKTNLYKFAPLYDLFDRHKVSISASIDLPLKLHEEHRRTLGGKGWRDLACDNLRRLAAYPHAKKISATLAAEHLADLPALIDDIWYIHRDLGFDMNQMNLMFAFPSALNTAARGNPLAPADEATQLALYDALNAAFAGTELEEGLRRNWFDEFTPSYCTNAINCGERFYLLQSDGNVYSCVRGQGLPEFHYGNVFTDSVDTILATGARKIATIHQQFGLANDCRACGHLAQCHSGCAVVKFQRQHAKSYTCQLQKALYRDYPQRFPALAGDEQAAYARHYIARAHPGLAIAEPPPPPAPAALVLPSDLVDAKNGLRALIAADPILVELYRADAWRLELNDEWLALESQILRARADCHTLLPGDQIRLHLRRELFAVACTEPVRNTVYLQVLRDTPVVYGDEQRSKQEHLFTYQRFANCLSDSPLGDDWAMLDLAPLLALHAPLFQRGVRNNLLVTTGYLRDYHYQKQKANAFYHVQAINLPFQNLEFHYLTEA
- the panC gene encoding pantoate--beta-alanine ligase, which encodes MQIISAIADLRAALQGRGRVVFVPTMGNLHAGHISLMEQARAHGDTVVASIFVNRLQFGPNEDFDKYPRTFQADCDKLAAAGVDVLFAPTEADLYPEPQEYTVEPPAIQNILDGEFRPGHFRGVATVVLKLFNIVQPQAAVFGKKDYQQLMVIRNMTRQLALPIAIIGGETVRAEDGLALSSRNGYLSEAERAEAPRLYRLLNEIRAAIRAGEIDTVKLENAAISELTAAGWKTDYVAVRQQADLSMPKGVNAPLVVLAASRLGTTRLIDNIEV